The window GGCGCGCTCTCGTCGTGATAGCGGCCGACGAGGGCGGCCACGGTCCGGGACAGCTCCTCGGCGAAGGCCGCCCGGTCGGCCGCCGAGGCGAACCGCACCTCCGCGTCGATGCCGAAGGAGGCGACCCGCCGGCCGGCCCGGGAGGCGCCGGTCAGCAGTTGCCCGACCTCCTGGACCAGCCGTGACCCCAGGGCCAGCAGCCAACGGGCCGAGAGCTGGTCGGGCGAGCGGACCGGGTCCGGGCGCACGGCGGCCAGGGCGAGCGGGGAGATCACGTAGGAGGCGGCGGTGGCGCGGTACACCCGTTCGGTGACGTTGCCCTTACGCCGTTCCTCGGCGAGTTCGACGAGCCCGTGACGCTCCAGCTCCTTCAGGTGGTAGTTGACCTTCTGCCGGGGCAGCCCGAGGCGGCCGGCCAGCATGGTGGCCGAGCCGGGCTCGGCCAGGGCGGCGAGGATCCGGGACCGGATCGGGTCCAGGGAAGCCTCGGCCGCGGCGGGCTCTTCGATCACAGCGACGTCCAGCACCCCTCCAGAATGCTTCCGACAGGATTCTTTGTCAAGACAAGGGAATCTGTCGGTGAGCGGCTGCGAGCAAGGTCCCGGGGCTCTCGTGACCGCCGGGGGCCGGACACGCGACCGCCGTCCGGCCCGCGCCGGAGCGCGGGCCGGACGGCGGTTCGCCGGCAGGCTCAGTACGGCCGAGCTCGTACGGCCGCTCAGGACGACAGGCCGTGCGCTCGGGCCTCGGCGGTGCTCTTCAGGTCGCGCAGCCAGGATTCGAGGCCCTGCGCGAGGATCTCGGTCGCGGCGGGCACGTTCGCATCGACCTGGGGCCCGGTGTGGGTCTCCTCGGTGCGCACCAGGACACCGCCCCTGACCTTGACGAAGCTCCACACATGGACGCCGTCGATGTGCAGGCCCGCACCGATCGCGGGGCCGGTCCAGCGGATGCAGGAGTCGCGCTTGAGCTGCTCGACGGTCGAGGTGATCACCAGGTTGGTGGCGGGGGTCGAGGGATTCGGGGGCACCGGCGTCGTCCACCGGAAGGCCGAACCCCTGCGGAGCGGGCCGTCGTCGAGGCGGTCCGC of the Kitasatospora sp. NBC_01246 genome contains:
- a CDS encoding ArsR/SmtB family transcription factor; this encodes MLDVAVIEEPAAAEASLDPIRSRILAALAEPGSATMLAGRLGLPRQKVNYHLKELERHGLVELAEERRKGNVTERVYRATAASYVISPLALAAVRPDPVRSPDQLSARWLLALGSRLVQEVGQLLTGASRAGRRVASFGIDAEVRFASAADRAAFAEELSRTVAALVGRYHDESAPGGRTHRVVVGLHQIPDPAGPPGATGAPPATNSEAAEEDRR